GCCTCCACGGTGGCAGTCAGTTTCTTTAATCAGGGGTTTGTCGTCGCTAAACCCGACGATGTGAGTTGGACCGTGGTCGGCAATGGATCCATGAGTTCGTGTATGCCTTTTGCCGGACGCTTCTACTGCGCCAACTACAGGGGCGTCATGCTGCTGACGACCAGCTCGGATCAGCAGCCGCCACGGCTTCATATGGTCGTTGACCGGAGCAAGTCGTGTGATCTCTTCCAAATGATGCGCACCCACCACCAGCTGGTGGACAATGGTGGGGAGTTGATGCTGGTGCTCCGGACCCCCCTATACCAGTACAGCGGCTATGAAAGGAGGTATGATGTTTACAGGGTGGATTTGGAAGCTGGGGTCCTGGTCCCGATCAAGGGCTTCAACGGGCGTGCCGTGTTCATGGGGATCGGTCGCGCGATTTCCGTATCAGCCGAGACCCCCTTTTCATCTGTTGCTGCTGATACAATCTACCTGGGACACGATTGTGATGGTCACATTCAGGGGTACAATATTGCGGATGGAAGCACATGTAGTCTCGAACTTGATGAGTTGGTATGTCCGCCTAGTGTTGTGGATTGTCTTCGCGTCTGCATCCAGGGGGTCGGCAGATGGCTTGCTTGAGCCTCACGTCTACTGCTGTGATTCTGGTTCGGGAGTTGCATGCTTTGTGAGTATACCAGTAGTTACTGTGCATTGTGTGTCAGACTGCGTTAAACATACGCATCTCAAATAAGGTATACGCTCATAGGTTTACTTATTTATATCCAATAGTTAAttgctccctccgtttctaaatataagtcttcttagagattgcactatgaactacatacagaatatgtctatatacatccgtatgtagtttatagtggaatttctaaaaagacttaatttaggaacggagggagtatatttgtcAGTGTTGAGTAAACGTTGTTACTGGCTTTCCGTTTTAATTTAACATATAAGATGTGGCACTATACTAATGAACAAATTATCACCATTTATCTACAATCTTTGATGTCTTGTATAGACAAATGTTCGTTTTCCTTCCATTGTACATACTTCTGATCTGGTATTTCTACTTCCTTTCCATAATATGTACTTCTAATCTGATCTTGGATACCATTGCACACACAACAGTCATACAAAGTGCATCGATGAATCTTTCCCGTATAAGTGGGTTCATTAAAAGTAGAATTAAGGTTTTCATGTAACATTTATACCTCGCGACATCAAATATCTCAAATTCTTAGAACCCGCGAGCCCAAAAGTTTGGCATCGGCCTTTATCTTACGGTTAGCATAGATGAAGCGATCCTACAAAACTCTAGTATATCTCTCATTTCAAAAGAAACTTGACCCCGCTCTCATTTCAAATTTTCCACAAGACTAGCATAAAAGGAGATGCCAAGCCTTTCCTTGCATTACCATTAACGATGATCGTGGATAGCCACAATTCTTTGACTATAGTGAGGTTTCTCCAAGCGTCAATGTCGACATAGGGCCGAGCCAGGCCTTCACCTCATTCCGAATGTGTGTTGTATATCTACACTTGAAAAGAAGATGTGCCTCTGATTCCAGCTGCCTTTTGCACAATTGGCATAAACCACAATTTGGTCAACCTCTAATTTATTGCCAGTCGGCTGTTCACGCACAATCTTTAAAGATCAACCACAAAAAAAAAAATTTGCTTCGGCAGTGCCCACAGCTGTTCCATGTCGCTGGCTTCATTTGAGTAGTAATTAATCAAAGCGTTGAGTTGAGCGGAGTTGTTAGCAGTGATCTTGATTAGACTATTAGTTAGTGCATGCGTGGCTGTTAGTTGCGTAGCTGGGTCATGGAGATATTCCAGGCAGTAGTTGCTGGGCATGCGTTTCTGTTGGAGGCTCGCCGCGTCGTGCGCACGTTGGAGCGCATCGTGGGCGTCGGCCAGAGCAAGCGGACCACGCATGCACCAGAGAGAGGTGGGCAGCGTCGTGTGTGTGCACCTGTGTTAGCCCGGGTATAAATACCCCCTGTACCGCTTGTTGATGCATCAGAGTCGAGCCAGCCATGTAGCCATTGAAAAGATAAAGAAGATTAGGGCGTGCGTGCGCCCACGGCGGCGTTCATGCGCCGGCTCAGAATTTCTTGTGTCTTGtgtcttcttctacctctagccgaGAGTGAGGGAGGGATGCGGTtccaacatttggtatcagagcttggtgtCTTGGGCGTGCGTGCCGTGCCGGAGGCGTGGCAGCGATGGCGGCGCTCGCCGGTGGCTGCGCGATGGAGCTCCGGGCCGTGTGTCAGCCTCTGGAGGAGGGCGGGGCTGCAGCTGTCATGGCGTGTGGCGGAGCCGGCGGGCGGTGACGTCGTATGTACGGCGACCGCGGAGGCCGCCGAGGCGCTGCGTGGTGGCTGCGGCGGCACGGTGAGGAGGTCGCGGTGAACCTGCGTGGTGGCGGCTTCAACGACGACGACGGCGCGGCGAGCGCGTCACGGCGGCTCGGCGCGACAACGGTGGAGGCGTGTGGCACAGAG
This window of the Triticum aestivum cultivar Chinese Spring chromosome 5D, IWGSC CS RefSeq v2.1, whole genome shotgun sequence genome carries:
- the LOC123123155 gene encoding uncharacterized protein — encoded protein: MDWANLGDGPAGMIAELALASDVADYVRFRAVCQPWRRCSPDPRAGGLDGRFLPRQWIMLDKSFAGPRRHRFLNVSTGECIRMDLPELAGHTLLALTPEGLLLLLHEPSLVVRLLNPLTHQLTDLPPMTALLTPEQHRSWSCGFEMGKLISVSGVGLVAEASTVAVSFFNQGFVVAKPDDVSWTVVGNGSMSSCMPFAGRFYCANYRGVMLLTTSSDQQPPRLHMVVDRSKSCDLFQMMRTHHQLVDNGGELMLVLRTPLYQYSGYERRYDVYRVDLEAGVLVPIKGFNGRAVFMGIGRAISVSAETPFSSVAADTIYLGHDCDGHIQGYNIADGSTCSLELDELVCPPSVVDCLRVCIQGVGRWLA